A genomic window from Plodia interpunctella isolate USDA-ARS_2022_Savannah chromosome 29, ilPloInte3.2, whole genome shotgun sequence includes:
- the LOC128682261 gene encoding uncharacterized protein LOC128682261 gives MSYPIKYFSLQKAELQYEVQLRGGSGDSVQELRKLISELSLSLPSEDILESHLESGLDLKEVKESLLKSQTNLGALSKHFDKNLYVRTETLLHHIYHRLNRIRSAEAELDVYKICVSNLKSQLNELASYKQSTSHASTTSVVSEGISVTTATPIVCDKNLYSDLSKLKYSGSSCVHSFIQKVDEFVQSRGISFDKILSLAFEIFVDDALHWYRYNKDKVKSWQELCVLLKEDFCSKDYDYRLAAEIRSRTQGERENIIVYISIMHGLFARLSKPVSMEEKLDILLHNIRPCYANTIAASPEIKTIDELISICRNYENIQSRFSSFHEPPSITTGTIAPEFAYNYNSSFPKFDKFKNNQYGKFNSFNKSYTITNGNKVNSIDATQTSKNEVAALCTESSGFVYCPRCRSNSHSLGVCKQPRFLICFKCGKKDVRYPECPNCHKMEQINKVKSKN, from the coding sequence ATGTCTTAccctattaaatatttttcacttcaaaaagcTGAACTTCAATACGAAGTTCAGTTACGTGGTGGTAGTGGTGATTCAGTGCAAGAATTACGAAAACTAATTTCGGAATTATCACTGTCTTTACCATCAGAAGACATTCTTGAATCTCATCTTGAATCGGGACTTGATTTAAAAGAGGTAAAAGAATCTCTTTTGAAGTCTCAAACTAATTTAGGTGCTCTTAGTAagcattttgataaaaacttatatGTAAGAACCGAAACATTGCTACACCATATTTATCATCGTCTTAATAGAATTAGAAGCGCAGAAGCGGAGCTcgatgtttataaaatttgtgtttCTAATCTTAAAAGTCAACTCAATGAATTAGCTTCCTATAAACAAAGTACTTCTCATGCAAGTACTACCTCTGTAGTTAGTGAGGGTATATCTGTTACTACTGCTACGCCTATTgtttgtgacaaaaatttatattcagatttatctaagttaaaatattctgGATCATCTTGTGTgcattcatttattcagaaagtTGATGAGTTCGTTCAATCCAGAGGAATAtcctttgataaaattttatcactcGCATTTGAAATCTTTGTTGATGATGCTTTGCATTGGTACagatataataaagataaagttAAGTCTTGGCAAGAGTTGTGTGTTTTGCTCAAGGAAGATTTCTGTAGTAAAGACTATGATTACCGCTTAGCTGCTGAAATTCGTTCTCGTACGCAGGGTGAAcgcgaaaatataattgtctATATCTCTATTATGCATGGTTTATTCGCTCGTCTTTCGAAACCGGTCTCAATGGAAGAAAAGTTAGACATTCTTTTACATAACATACGTCCTTGTTATGCTAATACTATCGCGGCTTCACCGGAGATTAAGACTATTGATGAATTGATATCTATATGTcgtaattatgaaaatattcagtCTAGATTCTCTTCTTTTCACGAACCTCCTTCCATAACTACCGGTACTATTGCTCCTGAATTcgcttataattataattcttcttttcctaaatttgataaatttaaaaataatcaatatggtaaattcaattcatttaaTAAGTCTTACACAATTACTAAtggtaataaagttaattctATTGACGCAACTCAAACATCTAAAAACGAAGTGGCTGCTCTATGTACTGAGTCTTCTGGATTTGTGTATTGTCCAAGATGTAGGTCTAACTCACACTCACTTGGAGTTTGCAAGCAACCTcgatttttgatttgttttaaatgtggTAAAAAGGATGTTCGCTACCCGGAATGTCCAAATTGTCATAAAATGGAACAAATTAATAAGGTTAAGTCAAAAAACTAG